In a genomic window of Microterricola viridarii:
- a CDS encoding SDR family oxidoreductase, giving the protein MTMKRGGTRRAVVTGASSGIGAATVRQLRAAGWDVVGVARREDRLAALAAETGASFFVADLTRQADVDALAAHLAETGPLHAVVNNAGGAKGLDSVEGSDAADWQWMFEVNVIAVKRVISTLLPLLRDTVRAEGGGADIVTVTSIAGHVAYVGGGGYNAAKFAAHALTAVLRLELNGEPIRVIEIAPGMVHTEEFSLVRFGGDQARADAVYAEVPNPLSADDVAETIVHALGRPAHVDLDLIVVKPVAQSAPHLVAKGELRPRG; this is encoded by the coding sequence ATGACGATGAAGCGTGGTGGCACGAGGCGTGCAGTGGTGACGGGTGCGAGTTCAGGGATCGGGGCGGCGACCGTGCGCCAGCTGCGCGCGGCTGGTTGGGACGTCGTCGGGGTGGCCCGGCGCGAGGACCGGCTGGCGGCGCTCGCCGCGGAGACCGGGGCGAGCTTCTTCGTCGCCGACCTCACCCGGCAGGCCGATGTCGATGCCCTGGCCGCCCACCTGGCCGAGACCGGGCCGTTGCACGCCGTGGTGAACAACGCCGGCGGCGCGAAGGGCCTCGACAGCGTCGAGGGCTCGGATGCCGCCGACTGGCAGTGGATGTTCGAGGTGAACGTCATCGCCGTCAAGCGCGTGATCAGCACCCTGCTGCCGCTGCTGCGGGACACCGTGCGCGCGGAGGGCGGCGGCGCCGACATCGTCACCGTTACCTCGATCGCCGGGCACGTGGCCTACGTGGGCGGCGGCGGCTACAACGCGGCGAAGTTCGCCGCGCACGCCCTGACCGCTGTGCTGCGGCTGGAGCTGAACGGGGAGCCGATCCGGGTGATCGAGATCGCCCCCGGCATGGTGCACACCGAGGAGTTCTCGCTGGTGCGCTTCGGCGGCGACCAGGCCAGGGCCGATGCCGTCTACGCCGAGGTGCCGAACCCGCTCAGCGCCGACGACGTGGCCGAGACGATCGTGCACGCGCTCGGCCGGCCGGCGCACGTGGACCTCGACCTGATCGTGGTCAAGCCGGTCGCCCAGTCGGCGCCGCACCTCGTCGCCAAGGGCGAGCTGCGCCCCCGCGGCTGA
- a CDS encoding MFS transporter: MTSAATARRGARTAAGVTAAIIGWLFLVEITSGILQGYYVPLIPDLVDHLGIHDADFNWFEAAQLLLSALVVPILAKLGDMYGHKRILLTSTVLTAAASWWLAFAGDFWSFLAAWALQGFYVVWLPLEVALIFDRGRRSGRGPSQTRRAAGLLVVALEAGAIIGALSAGRVFAALGEDVTLTLFVPAIAVTLVFFAILFGVPESEPGTEKRSLDVVGFSLLTIGLLLITSGLTFMRINGPETLWVWALIAVGVLAFWPFGKWELKQADPAIDLRVMRQPTMWPVLLTAGLVGISLLGAQAPLATYAGTDTVNGYGLGLDASDISTLIGVYLISMIVGALLFPLVSKRFSPRVALIAAAFLVAIGYLLFIPFHLEVWQVFLNMCIAGIGSGALVGALPAAAAAAAPQGQTGVASALTNTTKTIGGSFASAVFGVVLLAGAASAVTSTAASLAGYMVVWAVCGLGALAAAVLLFFVPKLAFADPDAAADSTNASSPEGEPVPLPLVE, from the coding sequence ATGACATCTGCAGCGACGGCGCGACGCGGCGCCCGCACCGCCGCGGGGGTGACCGCGGCCATCATCGGCTGGCTGTTCCTCGTGGAGATCACCAGTGGAATCCTGCAGGGGTACTACGTGCCGCTGATCCCCGACCTGGTCGACCACCTCGGCATCCACGACGCCGACTTCAACTGGTTCGAGGCCGCCCAGCTGCTGCTCTCCGCGCTCGTTGTGCCGATCCTCGCCAAGCTCGGCGACATGTACGGGCACAAGCGCATCCTGCTGACCTCCACCGTGTTGACCGCCGCGGCCAGCTGGTGGCTCGCCTTCGCCGGCGACTTCTGGAGCTTCCTCGCGGCGTGGGCACTGCAGGGCTTCTACGTGGTCTGGCTGCCACTGGAGGTGGCGCTGATCTTCGACAGGGGCCGCCGCTCCGGGCGCGGCCCGTCGCAGACGCGGCGCGCCGCCGGGCTGCTCGTCGTCGCGCTGGAGGCGGGTGCGATCATCGGCGCACTCAGCGCCGGACGCGTGTTCGCCGCGCTCGGCGAGGACGTCACCCTCACCCTGTTCGTGCCGGCGATCGCCGTCACCCTCGTGTTCTTCGCCATCCTGTTCGGCGTGCCGGAGTCCGAGCCGGGCACCGAGAAGCGCTCACTCGACGTCGTCGGCTTCTCGCTGCTCACGATCGGCCTGCTGCTGATCACCTCCGGACTCACCTTCATGCGCATCAACGGCCCGGAGACGCTCTGGGTCTGGGCGCTCATCGCCGTCGGCGTGCTCGCCTTCTGGCCGTTCGGCAAGTGGGAACTCAAGCAGGCCGACCCGGCCATCGACCTGCGCGTGATGCGCCAGCCGACCATGTGGCCGGTGCTGCTGACCGCCGGCCTCGTCGGCATCAGCCTGCTCGGCGCCCAGGCGCCGCTGGCCACGTATGCGGGCACCGACACCGTCAACGGCTACGGGCTCGGCCTGGACGCCTCCGACATCTCCACGCTCATCGGCGTCTACCTGATCTCGATGATCGTCGGCGCGCTGCTCTTCCCGCTCGTCTCCAAGCGGTTCAGCCCGCGGGTCGCCCTCATCGCCGCCGCGTTCCTCGTCGCCATCGGGTACCTGCTGTTCATCCCGTTCCACCTCGAGGTGTGGCAGGTGTTCCTCAACATGTGCATCGCCGGCATCGGCTCCGGCGCGCTCGTCGGCGCGCTGCCCGCGGCCGCCGCGGCCGCCGCCCCGCAGGGGCAGACCGGCGTCGCATCCGCCCTCACCAACACGACGAAGACCATCGGCGGATCGTTCGCGTCCGCCGTCTTCGGCGTCGTGCTGCTGGCGGGGGCCGCCTCGGCGGTCACCTCGACGGCGGCCAGCCTGGCCGGCTACATGGTGGTCTGGGCGGTCTGCGGCCTCGGCGCACTCGCCGCCGCCGTGCTGCTGTTCTTCGTGCCGAAGCTGGCGTTCGCCGACCCGGATGCCGCGGCGGATTCGACAAACGCAAGCAGCCCAGAGGGCGAACCCGTCCCCCTGCCGCTGGTCGAGTAG
- a CDS encoding phosphoribosyltransferase: MAFDADDSAGSNTTIEKEILEWSDFADASRGLAEDVLKSGFVPEVVIAVARGGLLLAGAISYALGTKNCGSINVEFYTGVNERLPEPMLAAPMLDAPALAGKRVLLVDDVSDSGHTLVKVLGILAENGAEVRTATLYTKPHTVLEPNFYYRKTAGWIVFPWSALPPVSV, from the coding sequence ATGGCCTTTGATGCAGACGACTCCGCAGGATCCAACACCACCATCGAGAAAGAGATTCTCGAATGGTCCGATTTCGCCGACGCCTCGCGCGGTTTGGCCGAGGATGTGCTGAAGAGCGGCTTCGTGCCCGAGGTGGTCATCGCCGTCGCCCGCGGCGGCCTGCTGCTGGCCGGCGCCATCTCCTACGCGCTCGGCACCAAGAACTGTGGCTCGATCAACGTCGAGTTCTACACCGGCGTGAACGAGCGCCTGCCCGAGCCGATGCTCGCCGCGCCGATGCTGGACGCGCCGGCCCTCGCCGGCAAGCGCGTGCTGCTCGTCGACGACGTCTCCGACTCCGGTCACACCCTGGTCAAGGTGCTCGGCATCCTGGCCGAGAACGGCGCGGAGGTGCGCACCGCCACGCTGTACACCAAGCCGCACACGGTGCTGGAGCCCAACTTCTACTACCGCAAGACGGCCGGCTGGATCGTCTTCCCCTGGTCGGCGCTGCCGCCCGTCTCCGTCTAG
- a CDS encoding uracil-DNA glycosylase — protein MAVTFDRSAVHEGWLRALGPVAEELAGLERFLAGEAGYLPAPAAVLRALRIDPQSVRVLIVGQDPYPTPGHSMGLAFSVAPHVRPLPRSLANIYTELRGDLGIPTPEHGDLGSWAEQGVLLLNRVLTVRPGEAGSHRRQGWEAVTEQLIRSLAARTPEQPLVAILWGNDAQALEPLLGGIPVIASAHPSPLSARRGFFGSRPFSRANALLLEQGAEAIDWSLGGSQVSEQQTLEIFR, from the coding sequence GTGGCCGTCACCTTCGACCGCTCCGCGGTGCACGAGGGATGGCTGCGCGCGCTCGGGCCCGTCGCCGAGGAATTGGCCGGGCTCGAGCGCTTCCTCGCGGGGGAGGCCGGTTACCTGCCGGCCCCGGCTGCCGTGCTGCGGGCGCTGCGCATCGACCCACAGAGCGTGCGGGTGCTCATCGTCGGGCAAGACCCGTACCCAACGCCCGGGCACAGCATGGGCCTCGCCTTCTCGGTTGCGCCGCACGTGCGGCCGCTGCCGCGCAGCCTCGCCAACATCTACACCGAGCTGCGGGGCGACCTCGGCATCCCGACGCCGGAGCACGGCGACCTCGGCTCCTGGGCCGAGCAGGGCGTGCTGCTGCTGAACCGGGTGCTCACCGTGCGCCCCGGCGAGGCCGGCTCGCACCGGAGGCAGGGCTGGGAGGCGGTGACCGAACAGCTGATCCGGTCGCTCGCCGCGCGCACGCCGGAGCAGCCGCTCGTCGCCATCCTCTGGGGCAACGACGCGCAGGCGCTGGAACCGCTGCTCGGCGGCATCCCCGTGATCGCCTCCGCGCACCCGAGCCCGCTGTCGGCCCGCCGCGGATTCTTCGGCTCCCGGCCGTTCAGCCGTGCCAACGCGCTGCTGCTCGAACAGGGCGCGGAGGCGATCGATTGGTCGCTCGGCGGCAGCCAGGTCAGCGAGCAACAGACCCTCGAAATCTTCCGTTAA
- a CDS encoding GNAT family N-acetyltransferase: protein MLEEEYQPRRTLPRRLRKPEPPEAPFDFTLREAVEADMPAVREIYNYYVANSTVTFDEDAMTLAEWRDKFAYLQKLGMPFVVAISPTDQILGYALVAPWKQKRAYRFTVENSIYLGPAATGKGLGRVLLADLIERSADAGLKEMVAVIADQGAEASLALHREFGFRETGRMGRVGYKFERWLGIVMMQLSLG, encoded by the coding sequence ATGCTTGAAGAGGAATACCAGCCGCGCCGCACGCTGCCGCGCCGCCTGCGCAAGCCAGAGCCGCCGGAGGCGCCGTTCGACTTCACCCTGCGTGAGGCCGTCGAAGCAGACATGCCTGCTGTGCGCGAGATCTACAACTACTACGTGGCGAACTCGACGGTCACCTTCGACGAGGACGCCATGACGCTGGCCGAGTGGCGCGACAAGTTCGCCTACCTCCAGAAGCTCGGGATGCCGTTCGTCGTCGCGATCTCGCCGACGGACCAGATCCTCGGCTACGCGCTGGTCGCGCCGTGGAAGCAGAAGCGCGCCTACCGCTTCACCGTGGAGAACTCGATCTACCTGGGCCCGGCCGCCACGGGCAAGGGCCTCGGACGGGTGCTGTTGGCCGACCTCATCGAGCGCTCGGCGGATGCCGGCCTCAAGGAGATGGTCGCCGTCATCGCCGACCAGGGCGCGGAAGCGTCCCTCGCGCTGCACCGGGAGTTCGGCTTCCGGGAGACCGGACGGATGGGCCGCGTCGGCTACAAGTTCGAGCGTTGGCTCGGCATCGTGATGATGCAGCTCTCGCTCGGCTAG
- a CDS encoding IS481 family transposase, protein MSHANAALTPRQRLRMARLIVDDRWPISQAARQFNCSWPTAKRWAERYAAMGEDGMQDRSSRPHRNPNRTPQRLVRKIVHLRWKKRLGPVAIGAKVGMPASTVHAVLTRCRLNRLSHVDKRTGEVVRRYEHDKPGAMIHVDVKKLGNIPDGGGWRYLGKQQGGKNRAATVGAGRSKRRQPLVGTAFVHTVIDDHSRVAYAEIHADEQAVTAVGVLRRAVSWFAARGITVERVLSDNGSAYKSHLWRDTCTELNITPKKTRPYRPQTNGKIERFHRTLADGWAFSRFYASESARRNALPVWLHEYNHHRPHTAIGSKPPISRLTNLAGQYS, encoded by the coding sequence ATGTCCCACGCTAACGCTGCGCTGACTCCACGCCAAAGGCTGCGCATGGCGCGCCTGATCGTGGACGACCGTTGGCCGATCTCGCAGGCCGCGAGACAGTTCAACTGCTCCTGGCCGACCGCCAAGCGGTGGGCTGAACGTTACGCGGCGATGGGTGAGGACGGCATGCAGGACCGCTCCTCCCGGCCGCACCGGAACCCGAACAGGACCCCGCAGCGGCTGGTGCGGAAGATCGTGCATCTGCGGTGGAAGAAGCGTTTGGGGCCGGTCGCGATCGGCGCGAAAGTGGGCATGCCCGCGTCGACCGTGCACGCCGTGTTGACCCGGTGCCGGCTGAACCGGTTGAGTCACGTCGACAAGCGCACCGGGGAAGTCGTGCGGCGCTACGAGCACGACAAGCCGGGGGCGATGATCCACGTCGACGTGAAGAAGCTCGGCAACATCCCCGATGGCGGCGGCTGGCGTTACCTGGGCAAGCAGCAGGGCGGCAAGAACCGGGCCGCGACCGTTGGCGCGGGCCGGAGCAAGCGCCGGCAGCCGCTGGTCGGGACGGCGTTCGTGCACACCGTCATCGACGACCACTCCCGCGTCGCCTACGCCGAGATCCACGCCGACGAGCAAGCGGTCACCGCCGTGGGTGTGCTCCGCCGGGCCGTGTCCTGGTTCGCCGCCCGAGGCATCACGGTCGAACGGGTCCTCTCCGACAACGGCTCTGCCTACAAGTCCCACCTCTGGCGCGACACCTGCACCGAGTTGAACATCACACCCAAGAAGACCCGCCCCTACCGGCCACAGACCAACGGGAAGATCGAACGCTTCCACCGCACCCTCGCCGACGGCTGGGCATTCTCACGGTTCTACGCGTCCGAGTCAGCCCGCCGGAACGCCCTCCCGGTCTGGCTCCACGAATACAATCACCACAGGCCCCACACGGCCATCGGGAGCAAACCACCCATCAGCCGGTTAACCAACCTTGCTGGGCAGTACAGCTAG
- a CDS encoding SDR family NAD(P)-dependent oxidoreductase — protein sequence MTRFVFNPMGTTVLITGASSGLGAAFAREFASRGADLVLVARRLERLEALAVDLAERFGTVSTVIPLDLTAPDAVNTLVADLRQRDIQIATLVNNAGFGSYGRFGALEPQRLHNEVQLNVLALTQLTRALWPELLRHARTAPATGAVINVASTAAFQPVPFMSVYAATKAYVLSFSEGLWSEAKGTGLKVLALCPGPTATEFKQVAGSEGVSFGAPQSGAEVIETAFRALDRRSTPPRVVSGLGNAFSARAVRLVPQRSLLTTLGRVTNPARRASR from the coding sequence ATGACTCGTTTCGTCTTCAACCCGATGGGCACGACGGTGCTCATCACCGGCGCGAGCAGCGGTCTCGGCGCCGCGTTCGCCCGGGAGTTCGCCTCCCGCGGCGCCGACCTCGTGCTCGTGGCCAGACGGCTGGAACGCCTGGAGGCCCTCGCCGTCGACCTCGCCGAGCGCTTCGGCACGGTCTCGACCGTCATCCCGCTCGACCTGACCGCCCCGGATGCCGTGAACACCCTCGTCGCCGACCTCCGTCAGCGCGACATCCAGATCGCCACCCTCGTCAACAACGCCGGCTTCGGCAGCTACGGGCGCTTCGGCGCGCTCGAGCCGCAGCGGCTGCACAACGAGGTGCAGCTGAATGTGCTCGCGCTCACCCAGCTCACCCGCGCCCTCTGGCCGGAGCTGCTTAGGCACGCCCGCACCGCGCCGGCGACCGGCGCGGTGATCAACGTGGCGAGCACGGCCGCGTTCCAGCCGGTGCCGTTCATGTCGGTGTACGCGGCGACGAAGGCCTACGTGCTGAGCTTCTCGGAGGGGCTCTGGTCCGAGGCGAAGGGAACCGGGCTCAAGGTGCTCGCGCTCTGCCCGGGCCCGACCGCCACCGAGTTCAAACAGGTTGCCGGCAGCGAGGGCGTCTCGTTCGGCGCCCCGCAGAGCGGCGCCGAGGTGATCGAGACGGCGTTCCGCGCCCTCGACCGGCGCTCGACGCCGCCGCGGGTCGTCAGCGGGCTGGGCAACGCGTTCTCGGCGCGGGCCGTTCGCCTGGTTCCGCAGCGCTCGCTCCTGACGACGCTCGGCCGGGTGACGAACCCGGCGCGACGGGCGTCGCGGTAG
- a CDS encoding ABC transporter ATP-binding protein encodes MTDTSAVVSVTALSKRFGSVTAVDSVDFEVRENTIYGLLGRNGAGKTTLMQLLTGQDFASSGSINVFGASPVENAEVLSQICFIKESQKYPDEFRAKHVFKSAPWFFTNWDAAFAEELIEEFNVPLNRPMKKLSRGQLSAVGVIVGLASRAPLTFFDEPYLGLDAVARQIFYDRLLADYSEHPRTVILSTHLIDEVSNLLEHVLVIDQGRIIIDEEADTLRGSATTVAGTRAAVERFTAGRTLLHSESIGGLASVTVQGQLSAFERADAADSGLELLPVSLQQLIVRSTNTSTHDFQASA; translated from the coding sequence ATGACCGACACCTCCGCTGTCGTCTCCGTCACTGCGCTGAGCAAGCGCTTCGGCTCCGTCACCGCGGTCGACTCCGTCGACTTCGAAGTGCGCGAGAACACCATCTACGGCCTGCTCGGCCGCAACGGCGCGGGCAAGACGACGCTCATGCAGCTGCTCACCGGGCAGGACTTCGCCAGCTCCGGCAGCATCAACGTGTTCGGCGCGAGCCCGGTCGAGAACGCGGAGGTGCTCTCCCAGATCTGCTTCATCAAGGAGAGCCAGAAGTACCCGGACGAGTTCCGCGCCAAGCACGTCTTCAAGAGCGCCCCGTGGTTCTTCACCAACTGGGATGCCGCCTTCGCGGAGGAACTGATCGAGGAGTTCAACGTTCCCCTCAACCGCCCGATGAAGAAGCTCTCCCGCGGCCAGCTCTCGGCGGTCGGCGTGATCGTCGGGCTCGCCTCCCGGGCGCCGCTCACCTTCTTCGACGAGCCCTACCTCGGCCTCGACGCCGTCGCCCGGCAGATCTTCTACGACCGCCTGCTGGCCGATTACTCCGAGCACCCGCGCACCGTCATCCTCTCCACCCACCTGATCGACGAGGTGAGCAACCTCCTCGAGCACGTACTTGTCATCGACCAGGGCCGCATCATCATCGACGAGGAGGCGGACACCCTGCGCGGCTCGGCCACCACCGTCGCCGGCACCCGCGCCGCGGTCGAGCGATTCACCGCCGGCCGGACGCTGCTGCACAGCGAGAGCATCGGCGGGCTGGCATCCGTCACGGTTCAGGGCCAGCTGAGCGCATTCGAACGAGCGGATGCCGCGGACTCCGGCCTCGAGCTGTTGCCCGTCTCCCTGCAGCAGCTGATCGTGCGCAGCACGAACACCTCCACCCATGACTTCCAGGCCTCGGCCTGA
- a CDS encoding GntR family transcriptional regulator produces MITDERPIFMQIAERVENDIIDGALPEEGQVPSTNEFAAFYRINPATALKGVNLLVDDGILYKKRGIGMFVSSGARERLVSKRRDRFVHEYLHPLLAEAAKLGISPTQLGELLRDEASATASGASTATAISAASTAAPTSASRKEQLS; encoded by the coding sequence GTGATCACCGACGAGCGACCGATCTTCATGCAGATCGCCGAGCGCGTCGAGAACGACATCATCGACGGCGCACTGCCCGAGGAGGGTCAGGTTCCTTCGACGAACGAGTTCGCCGCGTTCTACCGCATCAATCCGGCCACCGCCCTCAAAGGCGTCAACCTGCTCGTCGATGACGGCATCCTCTACAAGAAGCGGGGCATCGGCATGTTCGTCAGCAGCGGCGCACGCGAGCGGCTCGTCTCCAAGCGGCGCGATCGCTTCGTGCACGAGTACCTGCACCCGCTGCTCGCCGAGGCGGCCAAGCTCGGCATCTCCCCCACGCAGCTCGGCGAGCTCCTCCGCGACGAGGCCTCCGCCACGGCATCCGGGGCATCCACAGCAACCGCCATATCCGCAGCATCCACAGCAGCACCGACATCCGCCTCCCGGAAGGAGCAGCTCTCATGA
- a CDS encoding HNH endonuclease signature motif containing protein, translated as MENAAGQLAEAQSLLAAALAGSDERMLRDDALLELTATAEAVGRLVDALRIRAAGEVAFRSRRELGEDRLSAKKGCRNGVELLARTTLASERTITQRMRLGAATRARVALTGDTMPARFEQVADALRAGSLGYDSAAAIIDTLDPIRARVGDLNVEHAETALVAAATGPTLESPLPFAADEVRGQARVWESVLDEDGTEPIEERAMAARGISGGLTRDGLVHRRMALLPEVDAKFETLLNAYLSPRSKPSFADPDPGQPKDPRATAQARHDVFASLIDGAARSAAAPTMGGAAPTVLVSVRQADLASGAGSGFIEGCEAPISLRAVEQFVCAGGQQHVLIDGDGRLVSLSSTDRVFNAAQRRAISLRDGGCIIPGCSIPAAWSEIHHVIAYRDGGETETCNGVLLCWYHHRTIETSGWRILMIDGVPHVKPPPWLRNGRSEAETPWRRSTRSRTQLADLLEHQRERQPVLVE; from the coding sequence ATGGAAAACGCGGCGGGGCAGCTGGCAGAGGCACAGTCCCTCCTCGCCGCCGCACTCGCCGGATCCGATGAGCGGATGCTGCGCGACGACGCCCTGCTCGAGCTCACCGCGACGGCCGAGGCCGTCGGCCGGCTCGTCGACGCGCTCCGCATCCGGGCGGCCGGGGAGGTCGCGTTCCGCTCCCGCCGCGAGCTCGGCGAGGACCGGCTGTCGGCGAAGAAGGGCTGCCGCAACGGGGTCGAGCTCCTCGCCCGGACCACGCTCGCGTCCGAGCGCACGATCACGCAGCGGATGCGGCTCGGGGCGGCGACCCGCGCCCGGGTCGCGCTCACCGGCGACACGATGCCGGCCCGCTTCGAGCAGGTCGCCGACGCCCTTCGTGCCGGTTCGCTCGGCTACGACAGCGCGGCCGCCATCATCGACACCCTGGACCCGATCCGGGCCCGGGTCGGCGACCTCAACGTGGAACACGCCGAGACCGCCCTCGTCGCCGCGGCGACCGGACCCACCCTCGAGTCCCCACTGCCGTTCGCGGCCGACGAGGTGCGCGGGCAGGCCCGCGTCTGGGAGAGCGTCCTGGACGAGGACGGCACCGAACCGATTGAGGAGCGGGCGATGGCCGCGCGCGGCATCAGCGGCGGCCTGACCCGGGACGGGTTGGTGCACCGCAGGATGGCGCTGCTGCCCGAGGTCGACGCCAAGTTCGAGACGCTGCTGAACGCCTACCTGAGCCCGCGCAGCAAGCCCAGCTTCGCCGATCCCGACCCGGGCCAGCCGAAGGACCCCCGGGCGACCGCGCAGGCCCGGCACGATGTCTTCGCCAGCCTGATCGACGGCGCCGCCCGCAGCGCCGCCGCCCCGACCATGGGCGGGGCCGCCCCGACCGTGCTGGTCTCGGTCCGGCAGGCCGACCTCGCCTCGGGGGCCGGGTCCGGTTTCATCGAGGGCTGCGAGGCGCCGATCTCCCTGCGGGCGGTCGAGCAGTTCGTCTGCGCCGGCGGGCAGCAGCACGTCCTGATCGACGGCGACGGCCGCCTGGTCAGCCTGAGCAGCACCGATCGGGTGTTCAACGCCGCCCAGCGCCGGGCGATCAGCCTCCGCGACGGCGGCTGCATCATCCCCGGCTGCTCCATCCCGGCCGCCTGGTCCGAGATCCACCATGTCATCGCCTACCGGGACGGCGGCGAGACCGAGACCTGCAACGGAGTCCTCCTGTGCTGGTATCACCACCGCACGATCGAGACCAGCGGCTGGCGGATCCTGATGATCGACGGCGTCCCGCACGTGAAACCGCCGCCCTGGCTCCGGAACGGACGCAGCGAGGCCGAGACGCCGTGGCGAAGATCGACGAGGTCCCGCACCCAGCTCGCCGACCTCCTCGAACACCAGCGGGAGCGCCAGCCCGTGCTCGTCGAGTAG
- a CDS encoding amidase yields the protein MAELHDLTALDQWQALQRGEFSPLELTEHYLARIERLNPELGAFVTVTADAARSRAAELQESGPGPAPIWGLPFADKDLEMRAGVPTGFGSRLFTGFVPPISDEIVEALDAAGGVSLGKTATPEFGLPSYTESLAGPPARNPWDTSRGSGGSSGGAAVAVASGMLPFAPGSDGGGSVRIPAAACGLVGLKPSRGRVPGGSALDSLAGLAVPGPLARTVSDAALLLDAMIAPNGYPADHHFALRAPASDGPFLASAVRGEGRFQLGVMTTSAWDDAYEITIAPEALQALDAAVAAFAAMGHGIEQTALEPDESYAPAFRTIWQAGAASIPAETPEQEELLEPLTRWLMHRGRALSARTLAEALKALATYERSLIRQLSRFDAVLTPALAMTPRPIGWYDAGDGERNFAQQVQYTPFTSMLNVSGLPAIVLPISETDAGLPMGVQLIGRPGGEATLLALGAQLERRVHWERRHPASW from the coding sequence ATGGCTGAACTGCACGATCTCACCGCACTCGACCAGTGGCAGGCACTGCAGAGGGGCGAGTTCTCGCCGCTCGAGCTCACCGAGCACTACCTCGCCCGCATCGAGCGGCTGAACCCCGAGCTGGGCGCCTTCGTCACCGTGACGGCGGATGCCGCCCGCAGCCGCGCCGCCGAATTACAAGAATCCGGCCCCGGACCGGCGCCGATCTGGGGGCTGCCCTTCGCCGACAAAGACCTGGAGATGCGCGCGGGCGTGCCGACCGGCTTCGGCTCCCGGCTCTTCACCGGGTTCGTGCCCCCGATCTCGGACGAGATCGTCGAGGCCCTGGACGCGGCCGGCGGTGTCAGCCTCGGCAAGACGGCGACACCGGAGTTCGGGCTGCCGAGCTACACCGAGAGCCTGGCGGGCCCGCCCGCGCGGAACCCGTGGGACACCAGCCGGGGCTCCGGCGGGTCGAGCGGCGGAGCGGCCGTCGCCGTGGCATCCGGCATGCTTCCCTTCGCCCCCGGCAGCGACGGCGGCGGGTCCGTGCGCATCCCGGCAGCGGCCTGCGGCCTCGTCGGGCTGAAGCCCTCCCGCGGGCGGGTGCCCGGCGGCAGTGCCCTCGATTCCCTGGCCGGTCTCGCCGTGCCGGGGCCGCTCGCCCGCACGGTCTCCGACGCCGCCCTGCTGCTGGACGCCATGATCGCCCCGAACGGCTACCCGGCCGACCACCATTTCGCGCTCCGCGCGCCCGCCAGCGACGGCCCGTTCCTCGCCTCGGCGGTGCGCGGGGAGGGGCGATTCCAGCTCGGGGTGATGACGACATCCGCCTGGGACGACGCCTACGAGATCACCATCGCACCCGAGGCGCTGCAGGCGCTGGATGCCGCCGTGGCGGCGTTCGCGGCCATGGGGCACGGCATCGAGCAGACCGCGCTGGAGCCCGACGAGAGCTACGCGCCCGCGTTCCGCACCATCTGGCAGGCCGGGGCCGCAAGCATCCCCGCCGAGACGCCAGAGCAGGAGGAGCTGCTGGAGCCGCTCACCCGGTGGCTGATGCACCGCGGCCGCGCCCTCAGCGCCCGCACCCTCGCCGAGGCTCTCAAGGCGCTCGCCACGTACGAGCGCTCGCTGATCCGCCAGCTCTCCCGCTTCGACGCCGTGCTCACGCCGGCGCTGGCCATGACGCCGCGCCCGATCGGCTGGTACGACGCCGGCGACGGAGAGCGCAACTTCGCCCAACAGGTGCAGTACACGCCGTTCACGTCGATGCTCAACGTCAGCGGGCTGCCCGCGATCGTGCTGCCGATCTCCGAGACCGATGCCGGCCTGCCGATGGGCGTGCAGCTGATCGGGCGGCCGGGGGGAGAGGCGACGCTGCTCGCGCTCGGCGCACAGCTCGAGCGCCGCGTGCACTGGGAGAGGCGCCACCCGGCCAGCTGGTGA